The following is a genomic window from Alkaliphilus sp. B6464.
AAGATATATCTCCAGGAATAAGAACAGCATCATCATTATTAACTTTTTTTAACCAACTATCTCTTATCTTATTTGAATGGTCATTCCACTGAGCCCCAAATATATCCATAGGTTTATCAGAATAACCACTTAAATGTAAATCTCCTATAGCATAAATCGCCATATTATCACCCTATTCCCTATTACAATAATATATTATTAAGGTTCTTGATTTTCAATAAAAACATGTACTTCTTTAGCAAAATTTCTTAATTCTCTAATATCACCCTGATCCCATAGCTCATTAAATTTTTCTTGTAGCTCCGTTGCCTCTGTTATTCGTCCCATAGCATACAGGGAATAAATATCTCTTAAAATATTAGAAACAGTATTAGATTTTATTTCAAACATTTTTTGTGCCTGACGTATTTCATGCCTAATTTTAGACATCTCTTTGTCTAACATAAATGCCGCATCTGCTGCTTTTATTAGTCTTTCATTAATATGTTCTGGTATATTATGCTTGTACTTATATCTTAAGGAATGTTCTATTGTACCCCAAAAATTCATTGCCAAGGTTCTAATTTGTACTTCTGCTAATATTTTTTTAGGTCCCATGGCTGTTTGAATAGGATATCTAATAACAATATGATAACTTCTATACCCACTAGGCTTAAAATTATTAATGTAGTCTTTTTCATATACAATTTCTAAGTCATTTCCATCACGTTCACGAATATAGTCTACAACAGTATATATATCTTCGACAAACTGACACATTATACGGATACCAGCTATATCTTCAATTCCTTCTTCTATATTATCTATTTCCACATCTAGTTTTTTTGCTTTTTCTAATATACTAGAAACCTTTTTTACTCTTCCTGTTACAAATTCAATTGGTGAATACTCTCCAATAGTTCTTAATTCGCTGCGAATACTTTTAAACTTTACTTTTAATTCTTCTACCGCATTTTCATATGGAATTAAAAACTTCTTCCAATCTACTTGTTGATTCATAGTACCACCCCACTACTTAGATTTCCAATAATTTTTCTTAAATATTTATATCCTTGATTTATTTCCTTGATTTATTTCCTTTTATATTATATCATTATTTCTAATTTTAGCCTATTTATCTATATTAAAGTTACATTATTTTAAGAAAAAAATAAAATTTAAATATAGCTATCCACTTTCTAGCATAGCTATATAGGCACTACCTAGGCCATTACTACTATCCTATCTATTTAAAAACACCCAAAGATTTCAAAGTGTATAGTTTCCTATATATTAATAAAGTAGACCTTTCATTTGAAAGGTCTACTTTATTAATATATTAGATTATAATTTTAAGTGTTTTAAAATTCTATAGTCCTTTTTTAGCTATATAGTTAGCTAAATCAACAATTCTATTAGAATAACCCCACTCATTATCATACCATGAAATAACTTTTAACATTTTGTCTCCTACCATCATGGTTGATAGAGCATCAACAATTGATGATCTAGGATCTTTTTTAAAGTCAATAGATACTAGAGGTTCTTCAGTATAGCCTAAAACTCCTTCCATGGAACCTTCAGCTGCTTCTTTAAGCTTTTGATTTACTTCTTCTGCAGTTGTATCTTTGTTTAATTCAACTACTAAGTCAACTACAGATACAACAGGAATAGGTACTCTCATAGCCATACCATTTAGTTTACCTTCTAAAGAAGGAATAACCTTAGCTACAGCCTTAGCTGCGCCAGTTGTAGTTGGTATAATAGATTCAGCGGCTGCTCTCGCTCTTCTTAGGTCTTTATGAGGTAAATCTAATATTCTTTGATCATTAGTATAGGCATGAACAGTTGTCATTAAACCACTCTTAATGCCAAAGTTATCTTCTAATACTTTAGCTACTGGAGCTAAACAGTTTGTTGTACAAGATGCGTTGGATAAAATATGGTGTTTTTCTGGGTCATACTGTCCTTCATTTACCCCCATAACAATGGTTAAATCTTCTCCGGACTTTGCTGGTGCAGATATAATTACTTTCTTTGCTCCGCCTTGTAAATGTTTGGAAGCATCTTCCTTTGTTAAAAATATTCCTGTAGATTCGATAACTATGTCTACTCCCATTTCCCTCCATGGAATTTCGGCAGGATCACGGAAAGCTGTGAACTGTATCTTCTTTTCTCCGACATAAAGTGCATCTTCTGTAGCTCTAACCTCTTCATTCATTTTTCCATATAATGAGTCATATTTAAATATATGTGCATGTTTTTCCGGACCACTGGTGCTGTTAATAGCAACAACTTCAACATCCCAATTATACTCTAAGGATGCCTTCAATACTGCTTTACCAATTCTCCCAAAACCATTAATTCCTATTTTTGTCTTCATATGTATCCTCCTTATTGTGTTAAATTTCAAACCAATTATACATCATTAATACTAATTATAACATACTTTTTAAGAAAATAATCAATATATGATTAATAAATAGTACTTTTAAAAGTATAATTTCAAAATAATGAAAAACTGTTTCTTTATTATTTAATAGGGTAAAATAGTAATAGAAATTTTCTATAGTGCATATATTATCTATAAAAAAAGACTATACTTTGGAGGTTATATTATGGAAAATAAAAAAATTAGTATTGAATACTGTACTGGCTGAGGCTATGTACCGAAAGCCATGGAATTGGCTGAACATCTTTTAAGAACATATAAAAATGAAATAGAATCACTTACTATTATTCCTTCGTCTGGTGGGGTTTTTGAAGTTATATCTGATGATAAATTAATTTTCTCTAAAAAGGAAATGAAACGCTTTCCTGAAATTGATGACATCGATAAGAACCTCTAATATTGATAACATATTTACTTTTTTAGGGCAACAAAAAAAGCAGCTTGGCTACTTTTTTGTATTTTATCCAATTATTAAATACTTATTCAAAAATTGTGGAAGGTTCTCTTTCTCAGAGCTTATAGTTATTACAAAATTAATATTATATTTCAACTCAATATTATCAAGTTTGCAGAAAAATTCCTCCATCTTATCTAGTTCTCTATTAGTTATGTTATATAATCCATCGATATAAATTGTTTCTATATCATAATTGGATGCGATAATACCACATATAAAACCATAAAAACTTTCTTCATCCTGAATTTCATATTCTCCTATATTAATAAATCTAATTTTATAGTCTACTTGCAACATACGTGTATTACGATGATCAATATAGATTAAATGCCCCCTTGCTTTTTTCACATCTTCGTTAGCTATTTGACTTAATATCCTAGTTTTTCCTCCACCTGCAGGGCCAACTATAAGCTTTATCATAAGACAAAACCTCCTAGAAATATTTTTATATATTTTAAATATTCTATAAATTCTTTCTTTTCCCTGCATAATAAAAATATTATTTTAGTGCTTTTCCACCTAAATAATTTGCTTTCTTCCCTTGATATCTTTCTTCTGTAATCATTTCATCATGAATTTCATCGCGAATTTTCCACCAGCTCCTATTCCAATTAACAAATAAACTATTCTCCTCTGGTGCTCTGCCTATTAACCGTTGAACAACGATTTTAGGAGATAAATGTTCTAAAAATGTAATAACCCTCTCTTTATATTCTTCAACTGAAATAAGTTCTATTTCTCCTCTTTTGTATTCTGTTCCCATTATTGTATTTTCCATTATGTATAAAGCATGTAGCTTTACTTGTTCAACATTAAGTGCAGAAATAACTTTTGCATTCTCAATTACATCATCCATGTTATCCCAGGGTAAGTTAAGTATTAGGTGCGTACATATACCGAACCCATATTTTTTTATAGTTAATACGGCATCAATAAATTCACCTAGAGTATGGCCTCTATTTATTTTATTTAGTGTGTGATAATTAACAGTTTGAAGTCCTAGTTCAAATGATATTTCAATTCCTGTCCTTTCCCCTAATTCCTTTAAAAACTTTAAATACTCTTCCTCTATACAATCTGGCCTAGTTGAAATAGCGATTTCGACAATTCCTTCCATCACCGCTTCTTCCATATATACTTTGAAGACATCTATAGGCATATATGTATTTGAAAAGTTTTGAAAGTAGGCAATGTACTTGCTTGCTTTATACTTTTTCTTTATATGCTCCCTAGTTTTTGTCAATTGATCTTGAACTGAAAAGCAATTTGATAAGCTTTCGAATCCAGTACCTACATCAGCACAAAATGTACAACCGCCTTTACTCAGTTTACCATCACGGTTTGGGCAGGTTAATGGTAAATTAACTGGAAGCTTGTACACCTTTCCACCATACTTCTCTATTAAGTATTGTGAGTAGGTTCTATATAAAAGTTGATTTTTTTCCATTTATACTCTTCTCCCTTACTACTGTTTTAAGGTAATACAGCATAAGTAACAATATATTACCCACTAATTTTATTTTAACATTATACACTTCATTGTTAGCAAAATTCTATTTATTATTATCTGTTTTCTTATACATTTATAAATAATAATAGAGATTTCTATTTTTATAGAAACCTCTATTATTTAATACTATAATTTTAATAAGTCGAAACTACTTTTATTTCAATATTTTGCCCTAGCTTTTTAGTTAACTTAGAAATAATATTATTGTCCTCTGAAACCTCTGGAGATTCACCCAATACAATAATGGTAATGCCGTTTTTTTCACAGAAGTCAACAATGGTCTTAACAACCTCTGATGACCTCAATACTGTCATATCTGCTCCTACTGCCTTTGAAATTTCAAATAAGTAATCCAAGGCTTCTCCTTCCTGAGAGTTACCTAAAAAGTTCCACCCTGTAGGTGCAACATGGACAACAAAAAGATCTCCATCTCTTTGTTCCTTAATTTTAACCCCAGACTGAATTAACTTTTCACAGGTTTTTTGTTTTGTTACACATACCATTATATTGTTTTCATTGTTCATATCCCGGGCCCCCTTCTTATCAGTTATACCATTATTAAAAAATTCTCTGTGCGCCCTTAAATCTTACCTTCTATATTATACTATACTTTTAAGTATATTTCTTCTCAAATAAAAAAAAGACCCATATAAAGGTGCATAGTAATAGGGACAATTTAAAACCTAAACTATAAGCAGATATGGAAAAGAGAAAGAGCAGATGCCATTATGGCATCTGCTTCTTTGGGTTAAAGTCAAGTCTCGTCAGTTGAGAAAAAAAATTTATTCGCTCAGTGTTCCCAAAGTGCTTTTGGAATATATCGCAATCATACAAGAAATCAAAGCGGCACCTAAAACTACAATCCATGGTATTGAGTTAAACTGTTGAAACAGAATGCCATATAGTGCCTGACCAATAGGTTGGGCACACATGGAAAGTGCCAGCAGACAGGAAATCACCTTGCCAACAAGCTGTGGCGGCGTCTGTGCCTGCACAAATGAAAGTATTTGTACGCTGAACATAGTGGATGCTGTCATTAGAAAAAAGCTCATAGCAGAGATAATCAGATAGCTGATAAAGGGCGGACTTTGGAATAACAATGTCAGTCCCATAGGCAGCACGCCACAAGCACACATAAGCAAGAGTAAATGTGATTTTTTCACATCCAGCTTATTTCCCAAAAGTCCTGCTAAAATCCCCCCTGCAAGTCCGCCTGCTGCAAGTGCACCTTGGGAGTATCCAAACAAACGGTCACTCATTCCCAATGTTTTCGTTATCAATACCGGCAGACCAATGATCAGCATGGCACTTAAAAAAAGGTTGAATAAGACTAGCAAACCCATTACACGAAAAAGCACTGGTTTTTCTGTCCTAATAAACCGCAGGCTATCGGTTAAATCCTCACGTACAATAGCGAGTACACCCGTCTCGATGGGTTTTTTTTGGTGTGGAATGCGAATAAAAATTTCCATTACAGCAGACAATATAAAGCAAATACCGCTTATAAGCAAAATAGGCGAAAGTCCCCATGCACTAAACAGAATACCACCAATAATAGGACCTAACAGATTTGCCAGTGCATTCACCTGATTGATCACGGCATTGGCTGACATCAATCGTTCCATAGGAACAAGCAGCGGAATGCTCGCTTGTACTGCCGGCTGATATGCTCCCTGTATGCCGTAAAGCATCATAAGTATTACGATAAAAAGTGGTACAAGCGGAAACACTTCAAGTGCGGAACTAAACGCAAAAATTAAGACGGCTGTGAAAAAGTCCAGAACAACCATAATGTTTCGCTTGTTGACACGATCTGCCAGCACACCACCCAAAAGGGATAGGACGATCATTGGCAGAAAGGAACAGGCCGTCACCATGCCGAACAAAGCGGCAGATCCTGTTTGCCTTAATAAATAAATAGGCAGGGCAAATCGCAAAATAGAATTGCCAAACAGGGATATGATTTGGCCAATGACTACTAAGGTGAAATCTTTTTTAAATAAAGCTGTTTTCTTCATAATTATCATTCCTCCAAAAAACTTTCAATAAAATTATAGCACCTCCATGCGGTTTACCATTCTTGTCAGACCTAAAAAAATCACAAAGCCGATGGTCAATAGGAGTAGCATGGTTGCAAGCATAACGGTAATAGAGCTATCCAAAAAAAATGAGAACAGCTGTGAACAAGGGCTTACCAATATAACTGCAGACACAATAGTGATCGGAACGGATTTTTTCCAAAAACCAATTCGTAATGCAATCAAACCAATGGCTCCAGATAATAATGAGAGAATCAGCGTTGTAGTAAGCAAATGGGTAAAGGTCGTAATCGTAAACGGCTCTGAAATAATTTGGAACAGATTGGAGCAAATACCAAACAACGTGATTGCTGCCAAATTACACAGAAACATCATGCCGGTTGTAAACCAAAATACAAGACTGCATTTCGCCCACAATATGCGACTACGCTTTATGGGGTAAGAAAAAAGCAAAATAGCTCGCTTGCCTGTGTATTCGGTTACAATAAATCGGGCGTGCATTACTGTAGAGAGCACCGCAAAGGAAGCCATTGAAATAGTGGACATCATTGCGATTAAATTATTCCAGCCTGAGAACATGGCAACCTCCCTTGCTGGGAGAATATCCCCTTGCGATTCTACAATGGCAGGCATAAAGGCAAAGAGAAAGCAAAATGCCAAAGTCACGAGAAAAATACATCCGCTGGCTACTTGGTATCCTTTCAATTTATTTCTTCGCAGTTCTAATCCAATTAATTTCAACATAAAATCCCTCCATTCATAACTCCAATAAGATAGTTTTCTAAATCATTGGGATGCTGCTGTTTCAAAACAGACATGCGTTCTTCTAAAATCAGTTGTCCATGTGCTAAAATTCCTACACGGTCTGCGGTTTGCTCTATCTCGCTTAGAATATGACTGGATATGAGTAGCGTCATACCCCTAGCCTTTAACTGCCCAAACAGTTCACGCATTTCACGAATAGCAATTGGATCAAGTCCATTTATAGGTTCATCCAAAAGCAATACCTGTGGACGATGAATCAAGGCACGGGCAATCCCTAGACTCTGACGCATACCAAGTGAAAACTGTGCCACTGGTTTAGTGCCGGTGCCGTTTAGTCCAACCTGTTTTAGTGCGTCTTGAATATCACCCGAAGTGCCCATATATTCTAAATGGATAGACAGATTTTCAGATGCTGAAAGATGCTCGTAAAAGTAAGGTGTTTCAATAAAAATACCGGTTTGCCTTAGCAGCTGTGCTTTTTGGCTACAGCTATCCATACCCATAACCTCTGCACTGCCTTCAGTGGGCTCTAAAAGCCCTGCGATCAGCTTGAGCAAAGTGGTTTTACCTGCCCCGTTTGCTCCAAGAATACCATAGATCTCACCCTGATTTACACAAATACTACATCTTTTCAATACTTCTTCACCAGAAAATACTTTTGTAAGGCAGTTTGTATGTACTGCCAGTAACTTGTTCATGTTATATCCTCCTTTTTACATACCTACAGTTGGTATGTATAATGTTAAAAATAATCTGCTCTCTGTGAGCAGTTATTTTTGCAGGTCACTTGTGATTTTTATCTTCATATAACTTGGCATATTTGTAAAAGCGTTCCAGCATTCCTTCATCAACTAGATCAATCCCTAATCCCAACAGGATTTTTTGAAAAAACCGGCACTTACTAAGCATCTCCTTTGGAGAAACTGCAAAAATCATAGGGTTTAACCATACATTGGCAAGCAGCATCAAAATCTCTGCAAGCTCTTTGGGATATTCTGTCTGGATGGATCCGTCTGCAATACCCTGTTCAAGAACTGGCTGAATGTAAAACGGCGCCGCCTCATCAATGGAGCTTTGCAATTGAAGCGCCAGAAATTGTGGATTTTTTAGCAGATTTGGTGCAACAGAAAACATTTTATCTTGTGTTGAACTCTCCAGAGAAGAATCGAACATCTTCTGTAATTTCTGTAAGCCATTCAGCTTTTCATCATCACGAATAGCAGCCATGCGTGTCTCTGTTTCCCTATGAATATCTTCAGTGACTGCTAAAAAAATCTCTTCCTTAGACTTGAAATGGTGATATATGGCGCCCTTTGTCAGTCCACCCAAATCATTGATAATATCTTGAATAGAGGTATATTCATAGCCTTTTTCCATAAACAGTTTGAGAGATACTTCCTTAATCCTGTTTACAGTTTCCTCTGGATATTTATTTCTTGCCACAGAGCTTCACCTCCAATACATACTTT
Proteins encoded in this region:
- a CDS encoding TIGR01212 family radical SAM protein (This family includes YhcC from E. coli K-12, an uncharacterized radical SAM protein.) is translated as MEKNQLLYRTYSQYLIEKYGGKVYKLPVNLPLTCPNRDGKLSKGGCTFCADVGTGFESLSNCFSVQDQLTKTREHIKKKYKASKYIAYFQNFSNTYMPIDVFKVYMEEAVMEGIVEIAISTRPDCIEEEYLKFLKELGERTGIEISFELGLQTVNYHTLNKINRGHTLGEFIDAVLTIKKYGFGICTHLILNLPWDNMDDVIENAKVISALNVEQVKLHALYIMENTIMGTEYKRGEIELISVEEYKERVITFLEHLSPKIVVQRLIGRAPEENSLFVNWNRSWWKIRDEIHDEMITEERYQGKKANYLGGKALK
- a CDS encoding TetR/AcrR family transcriptional regulator, whose amino-acid sequence is MARNKYPEETVNRIKEVSLKLFMEKGYEYTSIQDIINDLGGLTKGAIYHHFKSKEEIFLAVTEDIHRETETRMAAIRDDEKLNGLQKLQKMFDSSLESSTQDKMFSVAPNLLKNPQFLALQLQSSIDEAAPFYIQPVLEQGIADGSIQTEYPKELAEILMLLANVWLNPMIFAVSPKEMLSKCRFFQKILLGLGIDLVDEGMLERFYKYAKLYEDKNHK
- a CDS encoding MFS transporter; the protein is MKKTALFKKDFTLVVIGQIISLFGNSILRFALPIYLLRQTGSAALFGMVTACSFLPMIVLSLLGGVLADRVNKRNIMVVLDFFTAVLIFAFSSALEVFPLVPLFIVILMMLYGIQGAYQPAVQASIPLLVPMERLMSANAVINQVNALANLLGPIIGGILFSAWGLSPILLISGICFILSAVMEIFIRIPHQKKPIETGVLAIVREDLTDSLRFIRTEKPVLFRVMGLLVLFNLFLSAMLIIGLPVLITKTLGMSDRLFGYSQGALAAGGLAGGILAGLLGNKLDVKKSHLLLLMCACGVLPMGLTLLFQSPPFISYLIISAMSFFLMTASTMFSVQILSFVQAQTPPQLVGKVISCLLALSMCAQPIGQALYGILFQQFNSIPWIVVLGAALISCMIAIYSKSTLGTLSE
- a CDS encoding GTP pyrophosphokinase, coding for MNQQVDWKKFLIPYENAVEELKVKFKSIRSELRTIGEYSPIEFVTGRVKKVSSILEKAKKLDVEIDNIEEGIEDIAGIRIMCQFVEDIYTVVDYIRERDGNDLEIVYEKDYINNFKPSGYRSYHIVIRYPIQTAMGPKKILAEVQIRTLAMNFWGTIEHSLRYKYKHNIPEHINERLIKAADAAFMLDKEMSKIRHEIRQAQKMFEIKSNTVSNILRDIYSLYAMGRITEATELQEKFNELWDQGDIRELRNFAKEVHVFIENQEP
- a CDS encoding ABC transporter permease, with product MLKLIGLELRRNKLKGYQVASGCIFLVTLAFCFLFAFMPAIVESQGDILPAREVAMFSGWNNLIAMMSTISMASFAVLSTVMHARFIVTEYTGKRAILLFSYPIKRSRILWAKCSLVFWFTTGMMFLCNLAAITLFGICSNLFQIISEPFTITTFTHLLTTTLILSLLSGAIGLIALRIGFWKKSVPITIVSAVILVSPCSQLFSFFLDSSITVMLATMLLLLTIGFVIFLGLTRMVNRMEVL
- a CDS encoding universal stress protein — protein: MNNENNIMVCVTKQKTCEKLIQSGVKIKEQRDGDLFVVHVAPTGWNFLGNSQEGEALDYLFEISKAVGADMTVLRSSEVVKTIVDFCEKNGITIIVLGESPEVSEDNNIISKLTKKLGQNIEIKVVSTY
- a CDS encoding ABC transporter ATP-binding protein gives rise to the protein MNKLLAVHTNCLTKVFSGEEVLKRCSICVNQGEIYGILGANGAGKTTLLKLIAGLLEPTEGSAEVMGMDSCSQKAQLLRQTGIFIETPYFYEHLSASENLSIHLEYMGTSGDIQDALKQVGLNGTGTKPVAQFSLGMRQSLGIARALIHRPQVLLLDEPINGLDPIAIREMRELFGQLKARGMTLLISSHILSEIEQTADRVGILAHGQLILEERMSVLKQQHPNDLENYLIGVMNGGILC
- the gap gene encoding type I glyceraldehyde-3-phosphate dehydrogenase; the protein is MKTKIGINGFGRIGKAVLKASLEYNWDVEVVAINSTSGPEKHAHIFKYDSLYGKMNEEVRATEDALYVGEKKIQFTAFRDPAEIPWREMGVDIVIESTGIFLTKEDASKHLQGGAKKVIISAPAKSGEDLTIVMGVNEGQYDPEKHHILSNASCTTNCLAPVAKVLEDNFGIKSGLMTTVHAYTNDQRILDLPHKDLRRARAAAESIIPTTTGAAKAVAKVIPSLEGKLNGMAMRVPIPVVSVVDLVVELNKDTTAEEVNQKLKEAAEGSMEGVLGYTEEPLVSIDFKKDPRSSIVDALSTMMVGDKMLKVISWYDNEWGYSNRIVDLANYIAKKGL
- a CDS encoding SelT/SelW/SelH family (seleno)protein, which gives rise to MENKKISIEYCTGUGYVPKAMELAEHLLRTYKNEIESLTIIPSSGGVFEVISDDKLIFSKKEMKRFPEIDDIDKNL